A single window of Leptolyngbya sp. 'hensonii' DNA harbors:
- a CDS encoding HNH endonuclease signature motif containing protein, with product MSAYIPVELQRQIRSHFADCCAYCRTAESLTVTMFEFEHIVPLARGGETIFENLCLACPSCNRYKAVRQTETDPTTQTEVPLFHPQQQSWVDHFEWNEEAIGIIGLTPTGRATVDALKMNRPQLLRVRRLWVKMGEHPPTF from the coding sequence GTGAGTGCTTATATTCCGGTTGAGTTGCAACGCCAAATCCGTTCTCATTTTGCTGATTGCTGTGCCTATTGCCGAACGGCTGAATCTCTCACTGTGACGATGTTTGAATTTGAACATATCGTTCCATTGGCGAGAGGTGGAGAGACCATCTTTGAAAATCTTTGTTTAGCCTGTCCCTCCTGCAATCGCTATAAAGCGGTTCGTCAAACTGAAACCGATCCAACAACACAAACAGAGGTACCGTTATTTCATCCCCAGCAACAATCCTGGGTCGATCATTTTGAGTGGAATGAGGAAGCTATAGGAATTATTGGGTTAACTCCTACAGGTAGAGCTACCGTTGATGCATTGAAAATGAATCGCCCTCAATTACTACGGGTGCGACGGTTATGGGTCAAGATGGGCGAACATCCCCCAACATTTTGA